Proteins encoded within one genomic window of Planctomycetota bacterium:
- a CDS encoding co-chaperone GroES, producing MKVRPLGDKILVKRDEAATKTDSGIFLPESAKDKPKQGKVIALGTGPLNKDTGARLPFSVKKGDTVIFSSYSGTEVKINDETYLIVTEEDILGVVE from the coding sequence ATGAAGGTTCGACCACTTGGCGACAAAATTCTTGTGAAGCGCGACGAAGCCGCGACGAAGACCGACAGCGGAATCTTCCTGCCGGAGAGCGCGAAGGACAAGCCGAAGCAGGGCAAGGTCATCGCCCTGGGCACCGGCCCACTCAACAAGGACACCGGCGCGCGTTTGCCGTTCAGCGTGAAGAAGGGCGACACCGTCATCTTCTCCAGCTACTCGGGCACCGAGGTCAAGATCAACGACGAGACCTACCTGATCGTGACCGAAGAGGACATCCTCGGGGTCGTCGAGTAA